In Sciurus carolinensis chromosome 4, mSciCar1.2, whole genome shotgun sequence, the sequence ttccatccTTCCTGATACTGTCTCAAGACCCCAGCACCCAGAAACAAAATCTGTGAAAATGAGGGCTTTAGTCAACGTCGTTTCCCTCTGACTTGTCACCTCAGGTCttgctcattttctctctccctccctgcccctcctctccacctgctcccttcattgttgattctttttattctatttccatAATATTGAGGATTAGGTAAATGCTAGGTATACAGTTTAGAAAGCTGCTTTCAAGGGCTACCCTTGCACTGTGGGCCAGGGCAGCCCTGTAGAAGGGCGTGTCCTCCGGGGCCTCCCCTCTGAACAGGCCCGGCACAGGAAGTTCCTAAACCACACGCCACTGGATTGATCTCTACTCTTCAGTATAGAGATTTATAAAATGATGTcctctgtttccttctttggGTAAAAGCGAGAtatctgaattttattaaaaaacaaaacaaaacaaacagtggCCTAACAGAGGCTTCACCAGTCTCAGCAGTCCTGGCTCGAAGATGAGCGGAGGCTTGAACCTACGAGCTCTGCGACTCAGAAACGGTTATGAGTTGTGTGCTGTGGTTCTTAAACTCCTTTCAAGATGTAGGAGATGATCTTGCTTCTGTTAGGCGATTCATAGAAGCTACCTGGTCAAAAAATGTgtttagaagagagagagaggagaggagaggagaggagatagAGGATAAGAGGGAAGACAACGGAGGGAGAGGTAAGaggatgaggaagagaagaaagggggagACGCAGGCAGAGgcgggagagaggaggaaagagacgCGGAGagcagtgggggagggaagaCGCCTCCCTCCTCTGTCTGTGAACCCTCCTCTTCCCTGGCGGCCCATCTcacctggaggaggcagcaggagcaccaagaggaaggagaggaggaggagctggatcCTCATGGCGATGCTGGTGGACCCACGGCAGACCCTGGTGAGGGACCCAGCGCTTGGCCTTATAAAGGTTCCTGGGAATTACATGATTTGGTGCTGGCTGCAATCTAGTAATTATCCGGATTAGGGCGACATTTTCTTGGTGTGTCAGAGGAACAGCCCTTACAGAATGAAGCACACCCTGCTGTCCTTATGCAAATCAGGATGTGGAAAGCCCCGGGGAATTGTCCCCTGCCCTGGGGCCAAGAGCTGCCACTGCTTACTCCCTCAGGTCCCCGGACGGACAGGAGCAGGCGCTAGGCCTGCCTCCCAGGGCACAGATGGGTATATGCCCTGGAGCTTATCTGCCTGCTCCCTGGAGCTTTAAATCTACCAGCTCTGTGCTTTCCTGAGAGTATGCGGACAGTCTCAGGCCACCGCAGGATGAACTCCCCTCTTCCCATCCATGCTGGGCATAATCAGCTCCTGTGAGGAAGTGAAACAGAGCGAGCTGAACCCAGAGTCCCCGGGACAGGTAGGGCTCCTCCAGCTCCGGAGGGCATTGGGATCCAGCAGGAAGACAGGGAGCCCTTCCTCCCTGCTCATCACAGCACGGGGCAAGCCTCACAGTGAGGTGGGCGCTGACTCAGAGGCAGACTGGGAGGACAGCGCTGCGTCTGGGCCTCTCCCTGGGTCCAGGGTGACCTTTCAATCCGTACAGTGGTCAAAGCAGGGTGGTGGGCACGTCCACCCCCACGTGACCGTCTCCTTGTGTTGGGAACATCTTCTAGCTCTTTGAGATGCAAACCATGTCACAACTCCAGTGACCTCCTGTGAAACAGGACACAGGACTGGGTCAGCTGCATTGTGTATCCACTGACCAGCCTCTCTCCCCGCCCCACAGTCCTTCCCAGTCTCTGGCAGCCCCTATTCTGCTCTCTAATTCGACGTATTTTTAAAGGAAGCTGGTGGTGATGCTATGTCGGCAAGATGTGAGGACTTCCTATCCAGCAAGGGTACTTCTGACGGCTGTGGGATGGAGGCCTGGGTGGGGTGCCATCGAAGCATGTGAATGAGTTCACGTCAGTGCTCAGGCTGTGGGCTCCAGAGCAGCATGCCCTCCTCCGGACTTGGTGTTGAGAAACACGCTCACTCATTCCCAACACTGAGTATTTCTTCCAGGCAAAGGAAGCATatggaaaaactgaataaaaaaaaaaaaaaaaaaggctgtatAGGCTcagactcaattttttttttttaatatttgatgtaTTTCTCTTAGCTTTTGATGACGAGAGGCAAACATCATATGTTGGtgagctttctgtcactgtgacaaaatatctgagagaatcaacttaaaaggaagaaaggcttattttgactcacacttccagaggcttcagtccatggttggttggcttcACTGTTGTGGGGTCTGTCATGAGGCAGAACTCCATGGTGCCAAGCCCGAGGCAGAAGGAAGCTGCTCACGCTCACCTCCTGGAGTctgagaagcagggagaggggaggggcccGGTCCTCGTATCCCCTGCAGGTCATGGCTTAGTGACCCGACTTCCTTCCTAGACCCAGCTCCCATCTCACAATACGCCActggctggggaccaagtctttagcacgtggcttttgggggacacttaagatccaaaccataacacattgtAGTGCCTCACCCGATTCTCTCAGCATGCACTTCTTAAGAACAGCGGAAAATTCTCACGTGAATCCCAATACCATTTACACACGTGAGGAAGAATAATTCCTTAATCTCATTTAGAAAATCATCGGATAACCATTACTTGCATTCCATTTGATTCCCCTGGGGGCTTCACCTCTATTGATTTTTTCCTGGTCTATTTAAATCCGGAATCACACATTGAGTCATTGAGTTAGGTGGCTGTCTCTCTGTCTTTTCATGAGTGGCGGTCTTAGGGAATGCCATAATACTTGGGGAGGGGCTTCGTTGGGCCTCTGGGGTTGAGTTAGTGGCTGCATCTTCCTCGTGTTTAGCATTAATTATACTCACCCTTTTCTAGTGAGTCATGCTTGCAATCACTGTAACAGTAACACACGGTCATTTAAAAGTCCACCTGTATGAGAGTGTGATTTCCCCACTCCTGCCCTGACCCCAGAGAACCACCAGGAACACTTGTCTGTTTACTTTCTGTCCTGCCCAGATCTCCATGCCATTGGGAAGAACTGTTGGAGAAGGAGGCAAAGTTGATCTGAAGCATGGAAACCACCAGGAGGGGCATCACTGTGTCCCTGGGGAAGAGTACCCAGCGGGTCCCCTGCACAGCTGCACCAGGGCGTGCTGTGTCCCCACCAGGGGTTCCTGTGACTGACGGCAACTGATGCCAGGTGACTCCTCTACAGCTGTGCTCCCCCGGTGATGAAGCTCATTTGACAGGGACCCCAGAAGGGCACAGCATTTCCCAAAGGCAGACTTACTTCCTGGCTTGGATTGTAGACCACAGACCTGCACAAACATGGCTCCCTCACCAAAAACCAGAGATGAAGCGACTGGGGGCCAGGGAAGTGTCGGGTTTAGGTAAAATCTAACTGAATTGCTTATCATAAGCTCAAGAAGACGCCAGGCTGTATGTCCAGTGCTAATCATCAAACCTGGCCTGGGAAGTACACTCGAGTCCTGCTCcttaaaggagagagaagggctGCCCCCCTAGAGGTCTCCCCTCAATCGAGGAAAGAGCCGGGGCTGTTCTTTTGTGGCAGAGCAGCTTAGCTCTCCAGGAGAGAGTGCAGCTCCATTCCTATTGGCAGGCTTTCAAAAGCAGTCATTCACCTCTATGATTGATTGATCTAAgatttatgtttcaaaataactttatCTGAACATTCTTACAGCTGTAAAATACTCTTTATTCCAGCACAGTTGCATTATCAGATTcttctcaaaattatttaaaaaataataatagtgctCAAAATATAAATGCCAATGATCTAATCCATACATTTTCAGGAGAGTTGGTCAGGAAAATAACATATTATCAATCAAGATAACACATTAATAAAGCATTATTATCTGTTCCACTAAAACCGTGACTCCAAAAATATTCTGCAATTCTCAGGCTTATCTTATTGTTCCTCTGTGACTTTAGCCCTATTTAATGTTGCCGATTACATTTTTTGAAGGAAAACACTTCACATCTTCCTTTCACATCACTATTTTTGGTGCATTTTCGTTTTGCACTGAGCTTTGTAAATTCCATAGCTGACCCTCTTTTTGGCCACATTTATACACCGTATGCCATTCATTCCTCATCCATGCACCTGCCAGGTGGGCATGACTCAGTTTTACGGATGAGTGTCCTGGGGCCTAGAAAGGTGAAGGCCTGCAATCACCTAGCTGCTAAGCCTCAGAGGTGTGATCAGAACTGAAAGCAGTCTCTCTCCCAAGCCCTGCGACTGAATTCCCTGGTGCCCATTAGTGGACCACTTCGCCCCCCATTTTCCCACAGCCCCTCAGCTGGAGTAACCCCTGCCTGCCAGGCACCAGCCTCCCCTGGTACTGCTGTCAtcctctccagcctcctggaCTGACCCGAGAGTTGACAGCTTGGCTGGACTCCTAGGTGGCCAGGAATGAGGGAGCGAGCTACTGCCACCTTGTGGCTGTTCCTTGAATGTCAGGTCAACCTTTCCCATTTCCCTGCTTGCCCCAAGCTATCGCAAGCTTTGTAAGCAACCAAGTGTAGGCCACCAAGGCTCCTTGCCATTGTTTTTCCTCCTTAATGAGCCTAGTGAGAGTTCTAAGATTTTTATTCATCATCTCAAAGAATAAGCTTTTTATTAAGAATTctctttttgcccattttcttctcacctgcctcttccctttctctttgtgtgtaacttctcatttcttctgGAGGAAACTTAGTGTCAGTTAATGAGTTTCTCTCCTTTCTACATAAAAGCATTTAATGCCATAAAAATTCCCTCTAAGCACCACTTTAGCTGTACCCCTCAAATTTTGGTATGCTGTGCTTTCCTTTTCAGTCGGTGcaaaatttttcctaatttctgattCCTTCTTGAATATTTAGAAGTAAGttgattaatttccaaatatttgggacTTTCCCCAGATATCTGTCTGTTATGAACAGCTTTGTGAGTTCCACTGTGTCTAGAAAccatattttgtatgattttaaattgttttgcttttttgagacTTGTTTCATGGCTCGGTGTGGGCCCTACTGGGTGACTTTTAATGCATTCTATCACTAGTGGGTGAGTGTCCAATAAATTTCACAAAGGTTGCATTGGGTGACACTGTCCTTCAAGGCTTCTCAACTGTTATTCTGTCTGACTTTTGCATCCCTTATAATGAAAAAAGTGTTGAAACAGcctattataattcttttttaaattcatttttattgcaaacaaatgggatacatcttgtttctctgtttgtacatgaagtagagacatacaatttgtgtaatcatacatttatcctagggtaatagtttttgattcattctgttatttttctcttccccccacccctcccctatTATAATTCTTAATTTGCCTATTCTCTCATTTCTACAATTTTTCCTTAAGAGTTTTGAAATTCCGCTATTAGATGTGTActgattatttgcttttttttggtaACTTAACCATTTTATCCTTAGGAAAAATACCCTCATTTTCCCTGCTTGTTCTAAAGTCTGCTCCAATCTGTAGCCAATTAGCCAAAAAAGTCAATCATGCTTTCTTTGGATTAATGTTTTCATGTCTGGTCCCATCGCTCCACTTTACCCTACCTTTGTCCTGTGTTGGATACACAAAGTGGGTTTTTATTAGTGCCTATTAATCATGCAGGTCGATGGGTCTCACTGTGGCATGCTGGGTTTCATGTGGCTCTTGTTTCTTACGAACAGTCCCTCCCTTTCTGGGGTGTCTGGAATGTGAACAGCCTGCTCGTTCCTTCCTACAGAGCCAGATTCTCCACAGAGCTGTGGCCGCACACTGGCTCCTGTGGGCTCTGGGGGAAGCAGGTGCGGTTCCTCTCTGCTCCCGTGTACGCCCTCTTTCTTTTTGtcactgatttaaaataatttgattctgATGTGCTTGGTGTGACTTTCTCTGTTTATTCTGCTTGGATTTCTTTGAGTACTCAATTTGGGGGTGTACAGTTGCACCAAATTTGGACAATAGCAGGTCATCTGTTCCTCCTCCCGACTTCCTCTGACTCCGAGGACACCGGGATGCTGGACTGCTTACGGTCACCGTGAagattttttccagtttttcctgttcctctgtctctgcttcattttctcatttgtgctAAAACAGATGACTTACTGAGCCTTACTGTGGCCCACAGTTCTTCCGACTCAGTCTTTTgaaattcagatatttattttcatctctggACGCTCCgtctggctctctctctcttttgtctcTTTCCTTGTCATGGGCACTTGCTCCTTTCAGCCTTGGACatactataaaatttataatagctCCTTTACTGCCCTCTTGCTAATTCTAGCACATTTGCATCAGCAGGTCTGATTCACCGAGTGCCTTTTCTCCTTGTCATGGACCCTACTCAGCTGCCTTGTGAGCCTGGTCATTTCTGGATGGACTCAGCCCCTGAGGAAGCCTAAGTTCTTGAGTGACAGCTGCCCATTTCCTTTACTTGGGCTCAGATCTGAGTTTCTTGCAGACCACGCTGATCCTTTTGGGAATGGTTTTAAGCACTCGCTGGAGCAGCTGCAGAGGCTCCCTGGAGAGGCCCACACTGCTGTGGACGATGGCACCCCTCAGGGGCAGCAAGGAGGCCAGCTTTGCTGGCAGGAGAGCCCTGCTTCCAGTCCTGAGTGTGGCTGGACTTCACCCAACCTTGGGTGTTTCTGCTTTCCTCTGGCCTCGTGTAGTTTCGCCCTGTGTCACCCCCACAGCACCCGGAGAGGATTCTGCCCTGCAGAGGGGTCTTGTGCCCACTGAGTTCTGACCTCAACTGCCTCAGGCTGCAGCTGATGGGCAGTGTGAGcctcctcctggctcctgtgGGCCCCGCCCACTAGCAGGCTGGGCAGCCTAAGCTCCCCTCTCTGCAGTCACGCCCCCGCCTGTGGGCCCGCCCTCACCTTGTGGACTGTTGGAGGGCATTCCGCAATGTTTCCTGGATGCGGGTGAGGTAGGTGTGGGCTCCTTCGGGTCTTCAGTCCCCTCTTCCTGAGAGCCCGGTTGTCTTCTGGCTCCACCACAGCACTTTGCCTGGGGCCTGGGGTCAGGGGGACAGACCACCACTCCAGATGCTGAATCCTTGAGCAGTGAAGCATCTAAAGCTTCTGAGTGGCCATCAGTCCAGCCACTGCTGGCCAAGTAGCCTCCATGCTCAGGGCACTTCACCAACAGTCTGGGAACCAGGTGGGGACCGGCAGCGGCCAGTGCGCAGGATCAAAGGCCAAGGGAGCTTCAGAGAGCAGGACTCAAGTCAGAGACTGGGGAGTGACAGGCGGGCGAGGCAGACACAGAGGGGAGGCAGCCCCAGGGGAGGCTGCATTTGGAGACCAGGTGGGGGCAGCGAGCTGGGCCCCTGAGGCCACCGCGCAGAGGCCTGGAGGGCAGGAAAGCGAAGAAATACCTGAAGGAGGGTCAGGTCCCCGCCTCTGAGGGGAAGTTTCTGGAAGGATTTGGACTGGCACCCGAGGGATGCATTACGGTTTTAGCGGTAGGTTCAGGGAGACGCGTCCCGGGAAGAAGGTGTGAGGCCCAGGGGTGTGCAGGGCGAGGAGGCCAAGGCCTATTCCAGAACAAGGGGCTCAGTTTCGCCAAGGTGCAACAGCTACAGAAGACGGCGCGCTGCAGAAGCTGCCGCAGGTCGGAGCGGGAGTCACTGGCCTTCCTTAGAGGCCTGCTTGGTAACAACCACCGCAGTAaccaaaatgtcaaaaaaaaaaaaaaaaaaaaaaaaaaaatcaagctactaaatttttgaaaagaaaatttaattcggTGTTAGTTGAATGAACTTGAAGGAGGGCCCCTTCGTGCCTGGACCCCTATTTCCTTCTCCGGCAGCACTTCCGACTCCGGAGAGAGCAGCGGCCTATCTGCTCCTCGCTGGGCAGGCAGCTCAGCAGTGCGCAGCGGCCGCCCCGGATTCGGCAGTAGTACCTCTGCGCCGCGCCGATGAGCCCTCCGCGGCCTGCGAGGGAAGATCAGAGGGTACGGGGCGCTCGGGAGGGTCCCCCGCGCACCGCCCGCGCCCACTGtgctctttctttccccttttgctAAAAATCCATAGTGAAGTGAAGGTGGAGCCCAGCAGGCGGTGGTCGATGTCCCCCTGGGGGAGCCGCAGACCCCCAGCCTCCCCAGGAACGCTGGGTGCGCAGTGGCCCCGGAGGGGCGACCCCTCTAGCCACCGAGCTTCGCCAAACAGAAGCCTGGGCTCTGCTCACGCAGCCGACCTCTCCTGGGACCTGAATCGGGCAGCACTTTCCCACGTCTCCTCACTGGTCCTCCCACAGGAGGTCTGCGGTGGGAACAGGAGAGACCGGGAGCCTGCCCCGAGGCCCTTGGTGACTTGTCAGCCGAAGACAATGAGGACACCTCATTCCCACCCAGGGAATCCTGGAGGACGGAGAGGCCCGACTGCGCTGCACCCTTGGGTGCTCCCAGCCCTTTCCCACCTGCCTTACCTGGAACAGGCATGGAGAACAGGAAGAGCAACACACCCAGCAGATAGAGGACCCGCATGGCCGGCAGGCTTGGCAGCAGGCTGAGACTGGACGGAAAGGTACGCAGGCTCACGTTTATAAAGAGGCAAGCCGTGCCCGCAATTCCTGTGATATCACGGTGATGACAAGACGACCT encodes:
- the LOC124984031 gene encoding beta-defensin 103A-like → MRVLYLLGVLLFLFSMPVPGRGGLIGAAQRYYCRIRGGRCALLSCLPSEEQIGRCSLRSRKCCRRRK